One segment of Fructilactobacillus hinvesii DNA contains the following:
- the trmB gene encoding tRNA (guanosine(46)-N7)-methyltransferase TrmB: MRIRKKKWAMPYMQDHPEYAVLEPSQYVGKWADRFANPKAPIHLEIGSGKGQFIIGMAQKHPDVNYIGIDMEDSVLAMAVKKAVEAGVKNVQLLLTNGGDVADLFKQGEIQKLYLNFSDPWPKKRHAKRRLTSSQFLTSYQRILPAGASLEFKTDNRGLFEYSLVSLNNFGLHFESVNLDLHHGNEEDLAANVETEYEEKFKEKGPIYKIRARFPD, from the coding sequence ATGAGAATTCGAAAAAAGAAATGGGCCATGCCTTACATGCAAGATCATCCGGAGTATGCCGTTTTAGAACCAAGCCAGTACGTAGGAAAATGGGCAGATCGCTTTGCTAATCCCAAAGCGCCCATTCACCTGGAAATTGGCTCCGGGAAGGGGCAATTTATCATTGGCATGGCACAAAAACATCCGGACGTCAATTACATTGGAATTGACATGGAGGACTCCGTGTTGGCCATGGCAGTTAAAAAAGCCGTGGAAGCAGGGGTGAAAAATGTACAGTTACTTTTGACCAATGGTGGTGATGTTGCCGATTTGTTTAAGCAGGGCGAGATTCAAAAATTATATTTGAATTTTTCCGATCCCTGGCCCAAGAAACGTCACGCTAAACGGCGGCTAACGTCTTCACAATTTTTAACCAGTTACCAACGAATTTTACCAGCAGGGGCTTCCTTGGAATTTAAAACCGATAACCGGGGTTTATTTGAGTACTCTTTAGTTAGTTTAAATAATTTTGGGTTGCATTTTGAAAGTGTGAACCTGGATCTTCATCATGGAAATGAGGAAGATTTGGCAGCTAACGTGGAAACTGAATACGAGGAAAAATTCAAAGAAAAAGGCCCCATCTATAAGATTAGGGCCCGTTTTCCAGATTAA
- a CDS encoding thioredoxin family protein: MEELPVMNQTQLEDHLKNGKYMLFFTAGWCPDCNFIKPAMPAIEKDFPEYTFIKVDRDDNIDLCKELDVFGIPSFIAYDDGQEIGRLVNKARKTQTEVETFIKSLPTK, encoded by the coding sequence ATGGAAGAATTACCAGTTATGAATCAAACTCAACTTGAAGACCACCTAAAGAACGGGAAGTACATGCTTTTCTTTACGGCGGGATGGTGTCCAGACTGTAACTTTATTAAACCAGCGATGCCAGCAATCGAAAAAGATTTTCCCGAATATACCTTTATTAAGGTGGATCGAGATGATAACATCGACTTATGTAAAGAATTAGATGTCTTTGGGATTCCAAGTTTTATTGCCTATGACGATGGACAAGAAATTGGACGATTAGTTAACAAGGCCCGTAAGACTCAAACAGAAGTTGAAACGTTTATCAAAAGTTTACCAACTAAATAA